A single window of Nicotiana sylvestris chromosome 5, ASM39365v2, whole genome shotgun sequence DNA harbors:
- the LOC104227736 gene encoding F-box protein At5g07610-like yields MYYEVVYGYSLIFDPSEPSYYKALCIKHLGTTFKGHFFGTSDYEVSVYVPGNKSWTSCCCFSPPYGMRFDSGVFWNGGIHWIGEYSSVYFDAKSEEVVVKNMPPRPQGYCSEKIRYFGEWGGHLQLIQVQSLYAKKFNVLELDKDTWKWSVKYRVHLARLISAFPEIVKQTSYGAQYAFSILSVIRGESEEDSVLLLTIPGKVVAYNLVLKTAKVVRELPGEIGDTLRFNHVCAYQYAESLIPVKDWTIHPK; encoded by the coding sequence ATGTATTATGAAGTGGTTTATGGATATAGTTTGATATTTGATCCTTCAGAACCATCCTATTACAAAGCTTTGTGTATTAAGCATTTGGGTACTACTTTTAAGGGTCACTTTTTTGGCACTTCAGATTATGAAGTGAGTGTGTATGTGCCAGGTAATAAGTCATGGACGTCTTGTTGTTGTTTCTCTCCACCTTATGGTATGCGCTTTGATAGTGGagtcttttggaatggtggaattCACTGGATTGGTGAATACTCCTCCGTTTACTTTGATGCTAAATCAGAGGAAGTCGTTGTGAAAAATATGCCACCAAGACCTCAGGGATATTGTAGCGAAAAGATTAGGTATTTTGGGGAATGGGGTGGCCATTTGCAACTTATTCAGGTTCAAAGCCTATATGCTAAGAAATTTAATGTGCTTGAGTTAGACAAAGATACCTGGAAGTGGTCAGTAAAGTATCGTGTTCATCTTGCTCGGTTAATTTCAGCATTTCCTGAGATAGTTAAGCAGACATCATATGGCGCACAATATGCATTTTCCATTTTGTCTGTGATTCGAGGAGAGAGTGAAGAAGATTCAGTCCTTCTGCTAACTATTCCCGGAAAGGTGGTCGCCTACAACTTAGTGCTTAAAACTGCTAAAGTAGTCCGCGAGTTGCCTGGTGAAATAGGTGATACTTTACGTTTTAATCATGTTTGTGCTTATCAGTATGCTGAAAGTTTGATTCCGGTTAAAGATTGGACTATTCATCCAAAATAG